From a single Micromonospora pallida genomic region:
- a CDS encoding ATP-binding cassette domain-containing protein, which produces MGTRSPGDQLVRRSVRHGGGWTITLAGVALLGAAAELLLPAALGFAVDAALGDGSRWWPLLAGALVALLIVADTLGDLATGYGAARATGRLRDHLLRHLFRLDVRQARRHPVGDLVTRLVGQAADAGQAGNAVVLGAVAVIPPLGSVVALTLLAPVLGLTLLAGLLLLAVLLRAFVTDASTVTTAYQRILGTIAGRLLESLGGARTVAAAATVDRERERILEPLPELGAHGRRGWELLARAGARTAAVAPLLTLAVIAVGGYGLTAGWLTTGELVAAVRYAALGAGLGAAVAALNRLVRVRAGARRLAEPLDLPAAPAGDRPLPEGRGELTLRGVTVHTDDGQPILAGVDLTVPAGGTVAVVGVSGSGKSTLAAVAGRLYDPDAGEVLLDGVPLHRLDPAALRRAVGYAFERPVLVGATVHEAVGLALPAAAAAPSPDALATPPVLAATRAAAVDDCVSRLPEGFRTPLDRAPLSGGEAQRLGLARALAAERLLVLDDATSSLDTATEHRVSRAVAGRAGERTRLVVTHRTATAAAADLVAWLDGGRLRALAPHRHLWSDPAYRAVFQAGDGAP; this is translated from the coding sequence ATGGGGACGCGGTCACCCGGGGACCAACTGGTCCGCCGGTCGGTGCGGCACGGCGGCGGGTGGACGATCACCCTGGCCGGGGTCGCCCTGCTCGGCGCGGCCGCCGAACTGCTCCTGCCCGCTGCCCTCGGGTTCGCGGTGGACGCCGCCCTCGGCGACGGGTCCCGCTGGTGGCCGCTGCTCGCCGGCGCGCTGGTGGCGCTGCTGATCGTCGCCGACACGCTCGGCGACCTGGCCACCGGGTACGGCGCGGCCCGGGCCACCGGCCGACTCCGCGACCACCTGCTGCGCCACCTGTTCCGCCTGGACGTCCGGCAGGCTCGTCGGCACCCGGTGGGTGACCTGGTCACCCGGTTGGTCGGTCAGGCCGCCGACGCCGGGCAGGCCGGCAACGCGGTGGTCCTCGGCGCGGTGGCGGTGATCCCCCCGCTGGGCAGCGTGGTCGCGCTCACCCTGCTGGCGCCGGTGCTCGGCCTGACCCTGCTCGCCGGGCTGCTCCTGCTGGCCGTGCTGCTGCGCGCCTTCGTCACCGACGCCTCCACGGTGACCACCGCCTACCAGCGAATCCTCGGCACGATCGCCGGCCGGCTGCTCGAGTCGCTGGGCGGGGCGCGCACCGTCGCCGCCGCCGCCACCGTCGACCGGGAACGGGAACGGATCCTCGAACCGCTGCCCGAACTCGGCGCACACGGCCGGCGCGGCTGGGAGCTGCTGGCCCGCGCGGGCGCCCGGACCGCCGCCGTGGCACCGCTACTGACCCTGGCCGTGATCGCCGTCGGCGGGTACGGGCTGACCGCCGGCTGGCTCACGACCGGCGAACTGGTCGCCGCGGTGCGGTACGCGGCCCTCGGCGCGGGACTCGGCGCGGCGGTGGCCGCCCTCAACCGACTGGTCCGGGTCCGCGCCGGCGCACGCCGCCTCGCCGAACCGCTGGACCTGCCGGCCGCCCCGGCCGGTGACCGGCCCCTGCCCGAGGGGCGGGGCGAGTTGACGTTGCGCGGCGTCACCGTCCACACCGACGATGGGCAGCCGATCCTCGCCGGGGTCGACCTGACCGTGCCGGCCGGTGGCACGGTCGCCGTGGTCGGCGTATCCGGATCGGGCAAGTCCACCCTCGCGGCGGTGGCCGGCCGGCTGTACGACCCGGACGCCGGTGAGGTGCTGCTCGACGGGGTGCCGCTGCACCGGCTCGACCCGGCGGCGCTGCGCCGCGCGGTGGGGTACGCCTTCGAGCGGCCGGTCCTGGTCGGCGCGACCGTGCACGAGGCGGTCGGGCTGGCGCTGCCCGCCGCTGCGGCGGCCCCGTCACCGGACGCCCTGGCCACTCCCCCGGTGCTCGCGGCGACCCGCGCGGCGGCGGTGGACGACTGTGTAAGCCGCCTCCCGGAGGGCTTCCGCACCCCGCTGGACCGGGCGCCGCTCTCCGGCGGCGAGGCGCAACGGCTGGGACTGGCCCGCGCGTTGGCCGCCGAACGGCTGCTCGTCCTCGACGACGCGACGTCCAGCCTGGACACCGCCACCGAGCACCGGGTTTCCCGGGCGGTCGCCGGACGGGCCGGTGAGCGTACCCGGCTGGTGGTCACCCACCGGACGGCGACGGCGGCGGCGGCCGACCTGGTGGCCTGGCTCGACGGTGGGCGGTTGCGGGCGCTCGCCCCGCACCGTCACCTCTGGTCGGACCCGGCCTACCGGGCGGTCTTCCAGGCCGGGGACGGCGCGCCGTGA
- a CDS encoding ATP-binding cassette domain-containing protein, giving the protein MTGSPTEDGPDQRPAGVLAETGRTLRARRRELGRLAGWSTAEALPALLSGYLVARAVDQGFLANRFGTGLAWLGALALAVLVGAAATGGVYRALGAVVEPFRDELADRVVRGALRAATTSGTGPGSAAVARLTQQVEVVRDSFGGLLMVVRGFLFAAVSALLGLVALAPLVAALVAAPLLAGLAVFVAGLPAMVVHQRRYVRTGEALGEAAGTALAGHRDVLACGAQDRVVAGVATRIAAQADAERTVARMTALRSLSIGLGGWTPLAVLVLAAPWLVARGVTAGAVLGALVYVSTGLQPALRALVQGVGGGGLRYVVTLERILRTSPPDARVPRPAPADAGPRAASASHPALRVRRLTFRYGPRARPVLTDFSLTLAPGEHLAVVGPSGAGKSTLAALVSGLVRPESGAVEISGTPVGAVTAGRLAGLRVLVPQEAYVFSGTLAANLRYLRPDADDAALMAALEALGGRTLADRLGGLSATVVPTALSAGERQMIAAVRAWLAPAPLAILDEATCHLDPATETVVERAFAHRAGTLIVIAHRITSALRADRVLVLDGGPPVLGDHREVLARSATYRELVGYWDGAPASPPAGSPARTGPA; this is encoded by the coding sequence GTGACCGGCTCTCCCACCGAGGACGGGCCGGACCAACGGCCCGCCGGGGTGCTCGCGGAGACCGGCCGGACGCTGCGCGCCCGGCGGCGGGAACTCGGCCGGCTCGCCGGTTGGTCGACCGCCGAGGCGCTGCCGGCCCTGCTCTCCGGTTACCTGGTCGCCCGCGCGGTGGACCAGGGTTTCCTGGCCAACCGGTTCGGCACCGGCCTGGCCTGGCTCGGTGCCCTGGCGCTGGCGGTGCTGGTGGGCGCGGCGGCCACCGGCGGGGTGTACCGGGCGCTCGGAGCGGTGGTCGAGCCGTTCCGCGACGAGTTGGCCGACCGGGTGGTGCGGGGCGCGCTGCGCGCGGCGACCACCAGCGGCACCGGGCCGGGGAGCGCGGCGGTGGCCCGCCTGACCCAGCAGGTGGAGGTGGTCCGGGATTCCTTCGGCGGGTTGCTGATGGTGGTGCGCGGCTTCCTCTTCGCCGCTGTCTCGGCGTTGCTCGGGCTGGTCGCGTTGGCCCCGCTGGTCGCGGCTCTGGTCGCCGCGCCGCTGTTGGCCGGGCTGGCGGTGTTCGTCGCCGGACTGCCGGCGATGGTCGTCCACCAGCGCCGGTACGTGCGGACCGGCGAGGCGCTCGGCGAGGCGGCGGGGACCGCGTTGGCCGGTCACCGGGACGTGCTCGCCTGCGGCGCGCAGGACCGGGTCGTCGCCGGGGTCGCGACGCGGATCGCCGCGCAGGCCGACGCCGAGCGGACGGTCGCCCGGATGACCGCGCTGCGCAGCCTCAGTATCGGCCTGGGTGGCTGGACGCCGCTGGCGGTGCTGGTGCTCGCCGCGCCGTGGCTGGTGGCGCGGGGGGTGACCGCCGGGGCGGTGCTCGGCGCGCTGGTCTACGTCTCGACCGGGCTGCAACCGGCCCTGCGCGCCCTGGTGCAGGGGGTGGGCGGTGGTGGGCTGCGGTACGTGGTGACGTTGGAGCGGATCCTGCGGACCAGCCCGCCGGACGCTCGGGTCCCACGCCCGGCACCAGCCGACGCGGGGCCGCGAGCCGCCTCCGCCAGCCACCCGGCGCTGCGGGTTCGCCGACTGACCTTCCGGTACGGCCCACGCGCCCGGCCCGTGCTCACGGACTTCTCGCTGACCCTCGCCCCCGGCGAGCACCTCGCGGTGGTGGGGCCGAGCGGGGCGGGCAAGTCCACCCTGGCCGCCCTGGTGTCCGGGCTGGTCCGACCGGAGTCCGGCGCGGTGGAGATCTCCGGTACGCCGGTCGGCGCGGTCACCGCCGGTCGGCTCGCCGGGCTGCGGGTGCTGGTGCCGCAGGAGGCGTACGTGTTCAGCGGCACCCTCGCGGCCAATCTGCGCTACCTGCGCCCCGACGCGGACGACGCGGCCCTCATGGCGGCGCTCGAGGCGTTGGGGGGCCGGACACTGGCGGACCGGCTGGGTGGGCTGTCCGCGACGGTGGTGCCGACGGCCCTCTCCGCCGGGGAACGGCAGATGATCGCGGCGGTACGGGCCTGGCTGGCGCCCGCCCCGCTGGCCATCCTGGACGAGGCGACCTGCCACCTGGATCCGGCCACCGAGACGGTGGTGGAACGGGCCTTCGCCCACCGGGCCGGCACGTTGATCGTGATCGCGCACCGGATAACGTCCGCGCTACGGGCCGATCGGGTGCTGGTCCTGGACGGCGGCCCGCCGGTGCTCGGCGACCACCGGGAGGTGCTCGCCCGCTCCGCCACCTACCGGGAACTGGTCGGCTACTGGGACGGGGCGCCCGCGTCCCCGCCGGCCGGCTCACCGGCCCGGACCGGGCCGGCCTGA
- a CDS encoding Clp protease N-terminal domain-containing protein: protein MMDSVPQSNPVRLDDLIEAIKRVHSDALDQLSSAVVAADHLGEVADHLIGHFVDQARRSGASWTEIGRSIGVSKQAAQKRFVAKGGEAPMDPSEGFNRFTPRARHVVVASQDEARAAGNPQIGTEHLTLGLLVEPEAIAARVIVGQGVTLEALREAVTATLPAAVPDVPGLIPYNAEGKKVLELTFREALRLGHNYIGTEHILLALLEQEDGDGVLTGLGITKPATEAAIAAAIDAAVQARTAG, encoded by the coding sequence ATGATGGATTCCGTTCCGCAGAGCAACCCGGTACGCCTCGACGACCTGATCGAGGCGATCAAGCGCGTGCACAGTGACGCGCTCGACCAACTCAGCAGCGCGGTGGTCGCCGCCGACCACCTCGGCGAGGTCGCCGACCACCTGATCGGCCACTTCGTCGACCAGGCCCGACGCTCCGGAGCCTCCTGGACCGAGATCGGCCGGAGCATCGGAGTCAGCAAGCAGGCCGCCCAGAAGCGCTTCGTCGCGAAGGGGGGCGAGGCACCGATGGACCCGAGTGAGGGATTCAACCGCTTCACGCCGCGGGCCCGCCACGTGGTGGTGGCCTCGCAGGACGAGGCCCGTGCTGCGGGTAACCCGCAGATCGGCACGGAACACCTGACCCTGGGGCTGCTCGTCGAGCCGGAGGCCATCGCGGCCAGGGTGATCGTCGGGCAGGGGGTCACCCTGGAGGCGCTCCGCGAGGCGGTGACCGCGACGTTGCCGGCGGCCGTGCCGGACGTGCCGGGTCTGATCCCCTACAACGCCGAGGGCAAGAAGGTGCTGGAACTGACCTTCCGGGAGGCGCTGCGGCTGGGCCACAACTACATCGGCACCGAGCACATCCTGCTCGCTCTTCTCGAACAGGAGGACGGCGACGGCGTGCTCACCGGCCTCGGCATCACGAAGCCGGCGACGGAGGCCGCCATCGCGGCGGCCATCGACGCCGCCGTCCAGGCCCGTACTGCGGGCTGA
- a CDS encoding SapB/AmfS family lanthipeptide, with the protein MTLLDLQALETGGGGHGGASGLSLLLCEGSSLSVTSCD; encoded by the coding sequence ATGACGCTTCTGGACCTGCAGGCCCTGGAGACGGGCGGCGGCGGCCACGGCGGCGCCAGCGGGCTGAGCCTGCTCCTCTGCGAGGGCAGCTCGCTGTCGGTCACGTCCTGCGACTGA
- a CDS encoding response regulator transcription factor, with amino-acid sequence MIRTLLALDGTLIRGALALVLAAEQDISVVAEVDRGDEVHSMLWTKLPDVAVVDLDLIDSGGAGTVGPCPMLVLADRRRVRGLHHVLVGGRTVGVLANDVSPRRVVDGVRRLARGRRWSTRSWCSPRSPPPAR; translated from the coding sequence GTGATCCGTACGTTGCTCGCCCTCGACGGCACCCTGATCCGCGGCGCATTGGCGCTGGTGCTCGCCGCCGAGCAGGACATCAGCGTGGTGGCCGAGGTGGATCGCGGCGACGAGGTCCATTCGATGCTCTGGACGAAGCTGCCCGACGTGGCGGTGGTCGACCTCGACCTGATCGACAGCGGCGGGGCCGGCACCGTCGGACCGTGCCCGATGCTGGTCCTGGCCGACCGGCGTCGGGTCCGGGGACTGCACCACGTACTCGTCGGCGGGCGGACGGTCGGCGTTCTCGCCAACGACGTCTCCCCCCGCCGGGTGGTCGACGGCGTGCGTCGGCTCGCCCGGGGGAGACGGTGGTCGACGCGGAGCTGGTGCTCGCCGCGCTCACCGCCACCAGCCCGTTGA
- the kynU gene encoding kynureninase, translated as MRGDLSRRAAEERDVADPLAGLRDRFVIADPELIYLDGNSLGRLPAATPDALARLVRQDWGTELVRSWSTWIDWGRRLGDRLAAHVLGARPGEVVVSDSTSVNLYKLAAAALDANPGRRTILVDAEEFPTDRYLLQGLAAQRGLTVRTLASDLDEGLTPTDVRQALDDQVALVVLSAVAYRSGTLLDLAAVNAAAREVGAYVLWDLSHAAGSVPVELTASGADLAVGCTYKYLNGGPGAPAFLYVRQELQARLRQPIWGWFGQRDQFRMGPEYDPAPDIDRFLVGTPPILSLAALDPALDVLAEAGIDRLRAKGVGLGELMVDLADAWLTPLGFTLASPRDPHRRGSHICLAHPDALRISRALISEARVVGDFRVPDRLRLGPAPLYTRYVDVWDGLARLRDLVARGVHEQLPVETLRVT; from the coding sequence ATGCGCGGTGACCTTTCCCGTCGGGCGGCCGAGGAACGGGACGTCGCCGACCCCCTGGCCGGGCTGCGCGACCGCTTCGTGATCGCCGACCCGGAGTTGATCTACCTCGACGGCAACTCGCTGGGCCGGCTGCCGGCGGCGACGCCGGACGCACTGGCGAGGCTGGTCCGGCAGGACTGGGGTACGGAGCTGGTCCGCTCCTGGTCGACCTGGATCGACTGGGGCCGGCGGCTCGGGGACCGGCTGGCCGCGCACGTGCTCGGCGCGCGCCCCGGTGAGGTGGTGGTCTCCGACTCCACCTCGGTCAACCTCTACAAGCTGGCCGCCGCCGCGCTGGACGCCAATCCCGGCCGGCGCACCATCCTGGTCGACGCGGAGGAGTTCCCCACCGACCGGTACCTGCTCCAGGGGCTCGCCGCCCAGCGGGGGCTCACCGTGCGGACCCTCGCCTCGGATCTGGACGAGGGGCTCACCCCGACCGACGTGCGACAGGCCCTGGACGACCAGGTGGCGCTGGTGGTGCTCTCGGCGGTCGCGTACCGCTCGGGCACCCTGCTCGACCTGGCCGCGGTGAACGCGGCGGCCCGCGAGGTCGGGGCGTACGTGTTGTGGGACCTGTCGCACGCCGCCGGGTCGGTGCCGGTGGAGCTGACCGCCTCCGGCGCGGACCTCGCCGTCGGCTGCACCTACAAGTACCTCAACGGCGGGCCGGGCGCCCCGGCCTTCCTCTACGTCCGACAGGAGTTGCAGGCCCGGCTGCGTCAGCCGATCTGGGGTTGGTTCGGCCAACGCGACCAGTTCCGGATGGGACCGGAGTACGACCCCGCCCCGGACATCGACCGGTTCCTGGTCGGCACCCCGCCGATCCTGTCGCTGGCCGCCCTCGACCCGGCGCTGGACGTGCTCGCCGAGGCCGGCATCGACCGGCTGCGCGCCAAGGGCGTCGGCCTCGGCGAGCTGATGGTCGACCTCGCGGACGCCTGGCTCACCCCGCTCGGTTTCACGCTGGCCTCGCCGCGCGACCCGCACCGTCGGGGCAGCCACATCTGCCTGGCCCACCCGGACGCGCTGCGGATCTCCCGTGCCCTGATCAGCGAGGCCAGGGTGGTGGGCGACTTCCGGGTGCCCGACCGCCTGCGGCTCGGCCCCGCTCCCCTGTACACCCGCTACGTCGATGTCTGGGACGGCCTGGCGCGGCTGCGCGACCTGGTGGCGCGCGGCGTCCACGAACAGCTTCCAGTGGAGACCCTGCGGGTCACCTGA
- the lanKC gene encoding class III lanthionine synthetase LanKC: MDERYDSFCVTDRLFYDSLGNATDGHTFVTGRPAPAGWATDETSDWMNYAPEGGSLPQQGWKIHVSAGVDNAERVLDAVWSYCVPRGLAFKFLRSPRIVLLRNSKYAHRAGSGKFVTIYPRDEAELELTCKELDELLVGEAGPYILSDLRYAAGPVYVRYGGFAARYCVTPDGQTVPAIADDSGTLVPDRRDPVFHVPSWVTLPDFLAPHLAARNATSTNEVPYRIEKVIHFSNGGGIYVGRDTRDDAEVVLKEARPLAGLDSDGVDAVTRLEREAAMLRRLADLPQVPRLHDEFTLGDHRFLALEFIEGRSLNNVLANRHPMVVAEVTEEDLAAYTRWARDVYTQVETAVRAIHDRGVVYGDLHMSNIMVRPDDRITLVDFEVAVAGDDNHRPGLRNQGFAAPRHIRGQAADRYALACLRLALFLPLTQLIRLSPAKAAHLADVIAENFPVPRSFLDPAVAEITAATENGGSATTGGSGTGSAPTALSGPDFAADDWPTVRDSLARAILASATPDRDDRLFPGDIEQFRSGGLNLAHGAAGVLYALAQTGADRRPEHEEWLVRRATNPLPGTRLGFYDGLHGVAYALERLDRRQDALDVIEICLRESWDRLDHSLLSGLSGVALNLADLAGRTGESALRDAAWRAAERVVDRLADDPGPDISGGSHPYAGLLRGRSGPALMLVRLYELTGDATLLEHAATALRQDLRRCVVRPNGALEVNEGWRTMPYLGQGGVGVGLALDQYLAHRPDDGFARASAAAYQAARSPMYAQTGLFAGRAGIIAYLAATVRTPEQRSDLDAQLRRLAWHAMPYGGGTAFPGEKLLRLSMDLGTGTAGVLFALGAARHHEPLTLPFLAPLAGAPELPHHGASLTTDTTGGGDLT, encoded by the coding sequence GTGGACGAGCGTTACGACAGCTTCTGCGTGACGGACCGGTTGTTCTACGACTCCCTCGGCAATGCCACCGACGGGCACACCTTCGTCACCGGGCGTCCCGCCCCGGCCGGCTGGGCGACCGACGAGACCAGCGACTGGATGAACTACGCCCCGGAGGGCGGCTCGCTGCCCCAGCAGGGCTGGAAGATCCACGTCTCGGCCGGTGTCGACAACGCCGAGCGTGTGCTCGACGCGGTCTGGTCGTACTGCGTACCGCGCGGTCTGGCGTTCAAGTTCCTCCGCAGCCCGCGCATCGTGCTGCTGCGCAACTCCAAGTACGCCCACCGCGCCGGGAGCGGCAAGTTCGTCACCATCTACCCGCGCGACGAGGCGGAACTGGAACTGACCTGCAAGGAGCTGGACGAGCTGCTCGTCGGCGAGGCCGGCCCGTACATCCTCAGCGACCTGCGCTACGCCGCCGGGCCGGTGTACGTCCGCTACGGCGGCTTCGCCGCCCGCTACTGCGTCACCCCGGACGGGCAGACCGTGCCGGCGATCGCCGACGACAGCGGCACGCTGGTGCCGGACCGGCGCGATCCGGTCTTCCACGTGCCGTCCTGGGTGACCCTGCCCGACTTCCTCGCCCCGCACCTGGCGGCCCGGAACGCGACCAGCACGAACGAGGTGCCGTACCGGATCGAGAAGGTCATCCACTTCTCCAACGGTGGCGGCATCTACGTGGGGCGGGACACCCGCGACGACGCAGAGGTGGTGCTGAAGGAGGCCCGTCCCCTGGCCGGCCTGGACTCCGACGGCGTCGACGCGGTCACCCGGTTGGAGCGGGAGGCGGCGATGCTGCGCCGGCTCGCCGACCTGCCGCAGGTGCCCCGGCTGCACGACGAGTTCACCCTCGGTGACCATCGGTTCCTGGCGCTGGAGTTCATCGAGGGACGCTCGCTGAACAACGTGCTGGCCAACCGGCACCCGATGGTCGTCGCCGAGGTCACCGAGGAGGACCTGGCCGCGTACACCCGGTGGGCGCGGGACGTCTACACCCAGGTCGAGACGGCGGTGCGGGCCATCCACGACCGGGGCGTGGTCTACGGGGACCTGCACATGTCCAACATCATGGTGCGGCCGGACGACCGGATCACGCTGGTCGACTTCGAGGTCGCCGTTGCTGGGGACGACAACCACCGGCCGGGCCTGCGTAACCAGGGCTTCGCCGCGCCCCGCCACATCCGGGGCCAGGCCGCCGACCGGTACGCCCTGGCCTGCCTCCGCCTGGCGCTGTTCCTCCCGTTGACCCAACTGATCCGGCTCTCCCCGGCGAAGGCCGCGCACCTGGCCGACGTCATCGCGGAGAACTTCCCGGTCCCCCGGTCCTTCCTCGACCCGGCGGTCGCCGAGATCACCGCCGCTACGGAGAACGGCGGGTCCGCCACGACGGGTGGATCCGGTACGGGCTCCGCACCGACCGCCCTGTCAGGGCCGGACTTCGCCGCCGACGACTGGCCGACCGTCCGGGACAGCCTCGCCAGGGCGATCCTCGCCAGCGCCACCCCCGACCGTGACGACCGGCTCTTCCCGGGTGACATCGAGCAGTTCCGCAGCGGCGGGCTCAACCTCGCCCACGGCGCGGCCGGGGTGCTGTACGCCCTGGCACAGACCGGGGCGGACCGCCGGCCGGAACACGAGGAGTGGCTTGTCCGACGGGCGACGAACCCGCTCCCGGGGACCCGGCTGGGCTTCTACGACGGGCTACACGGGGTCGCGTACGCGCTGGAGCGGCTGGACCGCCGGCAGGACGCGCTGGACGTGATCGAGATCTGTCTCCGGGAGTCCTGGGACCGGCTGGACCACAGCCTGCTCAGCGGTCTGTCGGGAGTGGCGCTCAACCTGGCCGACCTGGCCGGACGCACCGGGGAGTCGGCGCTGCGCGACGCCGCGTGGCGGGCCGCCGAACGGGTGGTCGACCGGCTCGCCGACGACCCCGGGCCGGACATCAGCGGGGGTTCACACCCGTACGCCGGGTTGCTGCGCGGCCGGAGCGGACCGGCGCTGATGCTGGTGCGCCTGTACGAGCTGACCGGGGACGCGACGCTGCTGGAGCACGCCGCCACGGCACTGCGTCAGGACCTGCGTCGGTGCGTGGTGCGCCCGAACGGCGCTCTCGAGGTCAACGAGGGCTGGCGGACCATGCCCTACCTCGGGCAGGGCGGCGTCGGTGTGGGACTGGCCCTCGACCAGTACCTCGCCCACCGCCCCGACGACGGGTTCGCCCGGGCGAGCGCTGCGGCCTACCAGGCGGCCCGATCCCCGATGTACGCCCAGACCGGCCTCTTCGCCGGCCGGGCCGGGATCATCGCCTACCTCGCGGCCACCGTCCGGACGCCCGAGCAGCGGTCGGACCTCGACGCGCAGCTTCGGCGGCTGGCGTGGCACGCGATGCCGTACGGCGGCGGGACGGCCTTCCCCGGCGAGAAGCTGCTGCGGCTCTCGATGGACCTCGGCACCGGCACCGCCGGTGTGCTCTTCGCACTGGGCGCGGCGCGGCACCACGAACCGCTGACGCTGCCCTTCCTCGCGCCGCTGGCCGGCGCACCCGAACTCCCCCACCACGGGGCGAGCCTGACGACCGACACCACGGGAGGAGGTGATTTGACATGA
- a CDS encoding response regulator transcription factor, with translation MVDAELVLAALTATSPLTGRETEILALTAAGATVAEVAVSLGLSPGTVRNHLGRITRKAGARTRVEAVRVARDAGWI, from the coding sequence GTGGTCGACGCGGAGCTGGTGCTCGCCGCGCTCACCGCCACCAGCCCGTTGACCGGGCGGGAGACCGAGATCCTGGCACTCACCGCGGCCGGGGCGACGGTCGCGGAGGTCGCCGTTTCGCTGGGCCTCTCCCCGGGGACGGTGCGCAACCACCTCGGCCGGATCACCCGGAAGGCGGGCGCGCGCACCCGGGTGGAGGCGGTCCGCGTCGCCCGTGACGCCGGCTGGATCTGA
- a CDS encoding S8 family peptidase: protein MKPKLLMASLAVAGCTLLAAPAAVTAAPPTGPLAPLVAVQATPGVQAVPGAYIVRLRPDADPRGLARALAASPRFVYDSAVTGFAADLTPGQVQTLRRNPAVLAVEQDTVVTDATEGNPPSWGIDRVDQRTLPLSGSYTSAATGAGVHAYVLDTGIDVSHPDFEGRASFDYNSVDRRNIDCDGHGTHVAGTIGSKTYGVAKQVRLHAVKILNCQGGSTASAMLAGVDWVTANAVKPAVANTSWNWPYSQTMADALTAMIDSGVFLATSAGNTGADSCDRLPRALTAAVAVAASTSTDERASYSSTGACVDLYAPGSSILSTQPKNSTAVFNGTSMATPHVAGVAALYKSVNGDVAQGTLHDWLLTTATSGVVQGNLAGTPNRMLYTNGL from the coding sequence GTGAAACCCAAGCTCCTCATGGCGTCGCTGGCCGTGGCAGGGTGCACCCTGCTCGCCGCACCGGCGGCGGTCACCGCGGCACCCCCGACCGGACCGCTCGCCCCGTTGGTGGCGGTCCAGGCCACCCCCGGCGTCCAGGCCGTCCCGGGCGCCTACATCGTCCGGCTGCGACCGGACGCCGACCCCCGGGGCCTCGCCCGCGCGCTGGCCGCCAGCCCCCGGTTCGTGTACGACAGCGCGGTCACCGGTTTCGCCGCCGACCTCACTCCGGGCCAGGTGCAGACGCTGCGCCGCAACCCGGCCGTCCTCGCCGTCGAGCAGGACACGGTGGTCACCGACGCCACCGAGGGCAACCCGCCCTCCTGGGGCATCGACCGGGTCGACCAGCGCACCCTGCCCCTGTCGGGCAGCTACACCTCTGCGGCCACCGGCGCCGGCGTGCACGCGTACGTGCTGGACACCGGCATCGACGTGAGCCACCCCGACTTCGAGGGCCGCGCCAGCTTCGACTACAACTCCGTCGACCGGCGCAACATCGACTGCGACGGGCACGGCACGCACGTGGCGGGCACGATCGGCAGCAAGACCTACGGCGTCGCCAAGCAGGTCCGGCTGCACGCGGTGAAGATCCTGAACTGTCAGGGCGGCAGCACCGCCTCGGCGATGCTCGCCGGGGTGGACTGGGTCACCGCGAACGCGGTCAAGCCGGCCGTGGCCAACACCTCCTGGAACTGGCCGTACAGCCAGACCATGGCCGACGCGCTCACCGCGATGATCGACTCCGGGGTGTTCCTGGCCACCTCCGCCGGTAACACCGGTGCCGACTCCTGCGACCGGCTGCCCCGGGCGCTGACCGCCGCGGTGGCGGTCGCCGCCTCCACCAGCACCGACGAGCGCGCCAGCTACTCGTCCACCGGGGCCTGCGTCGACCTCTACGCGCCGGGCTCGTCGATCCTGTCGACCCAGCCGAAGAACAGCACCGCCGTATTCAACGGCACCTCGATGGCGACGCCGCACGTCGCCGGGGTGGCCGCGCTCTACAAGAGCGTCAACGGCGACGTCGCGCAGGGCACCCTGCACGACTGGCTGCTGACCACCGCGACCAGCGGCGTCGTCCAGGGCAACCTGGCCGGCACCCCGAACCGGATGCTGTACACCAACGGCCTGTAG
- a CDS encoding response regulator transcription factor: MVIRVVVVEEMGLLRGALCAVLSKEEDMEVVAEVADVREAPAVVRRNQPDVVVLDLVPESPESPGTVRTIEEIGGHEPHAAVLAMSYRWSPAVLEAAVSAGARGFIGKDGPLEEFVRMIRSLAAGERVIDPTAASAVLSPSRSPFTSRELDVLRAAAEGLPLKEIARRLFLAHGTVRNHLSVILRKTGSRNRMEAIRRAQREGWL; this comes from the coding sequence GTGGTGATTCGCGTTGTGGTGGTTGAGGAGATGGGACTGTTGCGCGGTGCGCTCTGCGCCGTGCTGTCCAAGGAGGAGGACATGGAGGTCGTCGCGGAGGTTGCGGACGTCCGTGAGGCGCCGGCGGTGGTACGCCGTAACCAGCCCGACGTCGTCGTGCTGGACCTGGTGCCGGAGTCGCCCGAGTCACCCGGCACGGTCCGGACGATCGAGGAGATCGGCGGTCACGAGCCCCACGCTGCGGTGCTGGCGATGAGCTACCGGTGGAGTCCAGCCGTACTGGAAGCGGCGGTGTCCGCCGGTGCGCGGGGGTTCATCGGGAAGGACGGGCCGTTGGAGGAGTTCGTCCGGATGATCCGGTCGCTCGCCGCCGGGGAACGGGTGATCGACCCGACGGCGGCGAGCGCGGTGCTGAGCCCGTCGAGGAGCCCGTTCACCTCCCGTGAGCTGGACGTGCTGCGCGCCGCCGCCGAAGGGCTGCCGCTCAAGGAGATCGCGCGACGGCTGTTCCTGGCGCACGGGACGGTGCGCAACCACCTGTCGGTGATCCTGCGCAAGACCGGATCCCGCAACCGGATGGAGGCGATTCGTCGCGCCCAGCGGGAAGGGTGGCTCTGA